In the Phaseolus vulgaris cultivar G19833 chromosome 7, P. vulgaris v2.0, whole genome shotgun sequence genome, one interval contains:
- the LOC137829017 gene encoding heat stress transcription factor A-6b-like, whose protein sequence is MNPQGRVKEEFLGESSSFYGGYDPHPVMIVPQPIEGLHQTGLPPFLTKTYDIVDDPSTNHIISWSSGNNSFIVWDPQAFSITLLPKFFKHNNFSSFVRQLNTYGFKKVDPDKWEFANEMFLRGKRILLKNIRRRKTNHQSHAMQQGVDPCVEVGQFGLDREVDRLKRDRQVLMGELVKLRQQQQNTRVHIQAIEGRLKKTEQNQQQTMNFLARVMQNPNFVQQLVQQKELRKELEEGFSKKRRSLDQGPSNVVEVGELDCAEEYSSFIELEPQVYNEKVLEFEVPDLDLGLNLEEQIGRQKRMEGDYIQLESIDKDIDEVFWQDLLKEDIEDQGVLGVDVLAQQLGYLASSYK, encoded by the exons ATGAATCCTCAGGGTCGAGTGAAGGAAGAGTTTCTTGGAGAAAGTTCTTCCTTTTATGGTGGCTATGATCCGCATCCAGTAATGATTGTTCCTCAACCAATTGAGGGGCTCCATCAAACTGGCCTTCCACCATTCCTCACAAAAACATACGACATTGTTGATGACCCTTCCACTAACCATATAATTTCCTGGAGCTCGGGGAACAACAGCTTCATTGTGTGGGATCCACAGGCCTTTTCCATAACCCTTCTGCCCAAGTTCTTCAAGCACAACAATTTCTCCAGTTTTGTCAGGCAACTCAACACCTAT GGGTTTAAGAAGGTTGATCCAGATAAGTGGGAATTTGCTAATGAGATGTTTCTTAGAGGGAAAAGGATTCTTTTGAAGAACATTAGAAGGCGGAAAACAAATCATCAATCTCATGCGATGCAGCAAGGTGTGGATCCTTGTGTTGAGGTGGGGCAGTTTGGATTAGATAGAGAAGTTGATAGGTTGAAGCGTGACAGACAAGTTCTTATGGGGGAGTTGGTGAAACTCAGACAACAGCAACAGAATACTAGAGTTCACATTCAAGCAATTGAAGGAAGGCTTAAAAAGACTGAACAGAATCAGCAACAAACTATGAATTTCTTGGCCAGGGTAATGCAGAATCCTAACTTCGTGCAACAATTGGTTCAGCAAAAGGAGCTGAGAAAGGAGCTCGAGGAAGGTTTTTCCAAGAAGAGGAGGAGTCTTGATCAAGGGCCTAGTAATGTTGTTGAAGTAGGAGAATTAGATTGCGCTGAAGAGTACTCAAGTTTCATTGAACTTGAACCTCAAGTATACAATGAGAAAGTATTGGAGTTTGAGGTACCTGATCTTGACCTTGGTTTGAATCTGGAGGAGCAAATTGGAAGGCAAAAGAGAATGGAGGGAGATTATATTCAACTTGAAAGTATAGATAAAGATATTGATGAGGTGTTTTGGCAAGATTTGCTCAAAGAGGACATTGAAGATCAAGGTGTACTAGGTGTTGATGTATTGGCTCAGCAACTTGGTTATTTGGCTTCTAGTTATAAATAG